A portion of the Candida dubliniensis CD36 chromosome R, complete sequence genome contains these proteins:
- a CDS encoding phosphotyrosine-specific protein phosphatase, putative (Similar to S. cerevisiae PTP1): MFQSIPFLISFTRMNIFKKPITAVTSGLTAIASNESHKENSDSSSKKKVPAVLKITSHKQREDFNELNEIESQRIVEGLNNAAISIWSISAGISRANRKRNRYANVTPWDSTRVKLPVVDGSFSDYINASHIHLKTTANKISNRYIACQGPLEHTIHHFWAMCFNESEKQKNDVVVVVMVTPLVENGMVKCDKYWPELQETWDFTSRNEEDGIKYEKLSLTNISENHKESEDYLVTELELKSPTKSKKVYHYYYYKWADAKVPPSIKPLIDLSHSVYEINQPLIESGKPLVPIVHCSAGVGRSGTFMAFDHLFRDGDKFRNLVHEDRFASKDLVYQTVCQLRNQRMMSVQTVYQYCFLYEAARTIYKG; the protein is encoded by the coding sequence ATGTTTCAGTCCATTCCTTTTCTAATATCATTCACAAGAATGAATATATTCAAGAAACCAATAACAGCAGTGACAAGTGGGTTAACGGCTATTGCATCCAATGAATCCCACAAAGAAAACTCAGACTCCTCGTCCAAGAAAAAGGTGCCTGCAGTTCTTAAAATCACCTCGCACAAGCAAAGGGAGGATttcaatgaattgaatgagATTGAGTCGCAGCGTATAGTGGAAGGGTTGAACAACGCAGCCATCTCCATCTGGTCAATCAGTGCTGGGATATCTCGTGCAAACCGCAAGAGAAATAGATATGCTAACGTTACACCATGGGATAGCACAAGGGTGAAACTACCCGTTGTGGATGGATCGTTTTCTGATTATATTAACGCATCACACATTCACTTGAAAACCACGGCAAACAAAATCTCCAACAGATACATTGCATGCCAAGGCCCCTTGGAACATACAATTCATCACTTTTGGGCAATGTGTTTTAATGAACTggaaaagcaaaaaaacgacgtggttgttgttgtgatgGTGACTCCTTTGGTGGAAAACGGAATGGTAAAGTGCGATAAGTATTGGCCAGAATTGCAGGAAACCTGGGATTTCACCTCCAGAAATGAAGAGGATGGTATCAAGTACGAGAAACTATCCCTCACAAACATCAGCGAGAATCACAAGGAACTGGAAGACTACTTGGTCACcgaattggaattgaaatCGCCCACCAAGAGCAAAAAGGTTTatcactactactactataaATGGGCAGATGCCAAAGTCCCGCCATCTATCAAACCGTTAATTGACTTGTCCCACAGTGTTTATGAAATCAATCAACCGTTGATCGAATCCGGGAAGCCACTTGTGCCAATAGTGCATTGCTCTGCCGGGGTTGGCAGATCTGGAACATTTATGGCATTTGATCATTTGTTTAGAGATGGTGACAAGTTTCGAAACCTAGTGCATGAAGACAGATTCGCAAGTAAGGATTTGGTATACCAAACTGTCTGTCAGCTACGTAACCAACGTATGATGTCGGTACAGACTGTGTACCAGTATTGCTTTTTATACGAGGCTGCTAGAACTATATATAAAGGATAg
- a CDS encoding serine/threonine-protein kinase, putative (Similar to S. cerevisiae RIO2) — MKLDTSHMRYLTSDDFRVLQAIELGSRNHELVPTQMIHSIGGLKSPSATNRAIGDIAKLKLISRLRNAKYDRFRLSYNGYDYLALKSMLNRNTLYSVGTTIGVGKESDIYSVSDPQGVQKVLKIHRLGRTSFKTVKNNRDYLKNRQTSNWMYLSRLAAAKEYQFMEVLYNNGFNVPQPFDYSRHCVMMEWIKGIPMKHLRQHKNYKKLYSDLMGFIVRLAKAGLIHCDFNEFNILIRDDSDGHEFDFVVIDFPQCVSIEHPDAKEYFDRDVQGIRDFFSKKFRYNPQHDPTMFDTDGYGDGYKYAYPNFKRDVIREKSLDVEVQASGYAKKKTGNREDKDLEKAVLGMRIKADEDEDLSEIEDEEVATDDEMDEDEDEEDEYDEDLLEDEDGVDEQAEAEENEKIIEALSKGDKKLKMDKLGNYILDE, encoded by the coding sequence ATGAAACTTGACACTTCTCATATGAGGTATTTAACCTCGGATGATTTCAGAGTCCTACAAGCTATAGAACTAGGGTCACGTAATCATGAGTTAGTGCCAACTCAAATGATCCACTCCATCGGAGGGTTAAAGTCTCCGTCAGCAACAAATAGAGCTATAGGCGATATTGCCAAATTGAAGTTGATTTCGCGATTGCGTAATGCCAAATATGACAGATTCCGTTTGAGTTACAATGGGTATGACTATCTTGCATTGAAAAGTATGCTTAACAGAAACACATTGTACTCGGTTGGTACCACTATTGGGGTTGGGAAAGAGTCCGATATTTACTCTGTTAGCGACCCACAGGGTGTACAGAAAGTGTTAAAGATCCATCGTTTGGGTAGAACGTCTTTTAAGACAGTAAAGAATAATCGTGATTATTTGAAGAACAGACAAACTTCAAATTGGATGTATCTTTCCCGTTTGGCGGCGGCCAAGGAGTACCAGTTTATGGAGGTTTTGTATAATAATGGGTTCAATGTGCCGCAACCGTTTGATTACTCGAGACACTGTGTGATGATGGAGTGGATCAAAGGTATACCCATGAAGCATTTGAGACAGcataaaaattataaaaaattgtattCTGATTTGATGGGCTTCATTGTTAGATTGGCTAAAGCTGGGTTGATACATTGTGATTTCAACGAGTTTAACATTCTTATTAGGGACGACTCTGACGGTCACgagtttgattttgttgttattgatttcCCACAATGTGTTTCTATCGAACACCCAGACGCCAAAGAATATTTCGATCGTGATGTGCAGGGTATTAGAGATTTTTTCAGTAAGAAATTTAGATACAATCCACAGCATGACCCAACCATGTTTGACACTGATGGCTACGGTGATGGGTATAAATACGCATACCCCAATTTCAAGCGTGACGTTATCAGAGAAAAGAGTTTGGACGTGGAAGTACAAGCGTCAGGGTATGCAAAAAAGAAGACTGGAAACCGTGAAGATAAAGATTTGGAAAAAGCCGTTTTGGGAATGCGAATCAAGGCTGACGAAGATGAAGATCTTTctgaaattgaagatgaagaagttgCCACAGATGATGAGATGGACGAGGACGAGGACGAGGAGGACGAATACGATGAGGATTTACTTGAAGACGAGGACGGAGTTGACGAACAGGCAGAAGCTGAAGAGAACGAAAAAATCATAGAAGCATTGTCCAAAGGTGATAAGAAACTTAAGATGGATAAATTAGGAAACTATATACTTGACGAATAG
- a CDS encoding GTP-binding protein, putative (Similar to S. cerevisiae VPS21) — translation MSQHPAPATAVKLVLLGEAAVGKSSLVLRFVSNDFQENKEPTIGAAFLTQKCTIGERTIKYEIWDTAGQERFASLAPMYYRNAQAAVVVYDITKPASFIKARHWVKELHEQANRDITIALVGNKLDLVEDDSAEDGETLRKVSIEEGQTLADEEGLLFFETSAKTGNNVNEVFVGIGSKIPSVTVAGSEAQESSNGRRIDLTANTDDSNATRSTCC, via the coding sequence ATGAGTCAACATCCAGCCCCGGCAACAGCAGTGAAATTGGTTTTGTTAGGAGAAGCTGCAGTAGGAAAATCGTCGTTAGTATTGCGATTTGTGTCTAATGATTTTcaagaaaacaaagagCCAACCATAGGAGCTGCATTTTTAACCCAAAAATGCACCATTGGTGAGCGTACTATAAAGTATGAAATCTGGGATACTGCTGGGCAAGAGCGTTTTGCTTCTTTAGCCCCGATGTATTATAGAAATGCCCAAGCcgctgttgttgtttacgATATTACTAAACCAGCCTCGTTTATAAAAGCCAGACATTGGGTTAAGGAATTGCATGAACAGGCAAATAGAGATATAACGATTGCTTTAGTTGGAAACAAGCTTGACTTGGTAGAGGATGACAGTGCTGAGGATGGTGAAACTTTACGAAAAGTGAGTATCGAAGAGGGCCAAACTTTGGCCGATGAAGAAGGATTGCTATTTTTCGAGACCAGTGCAAAAACTGGCAATAATGTCAATGAAGTTTTTGTGGGAATTGGAAGCAAAATCCCGAGTGTGACAGTTGCTGGTAGCGAGGCTCAAGAGAGTTCAAATGGTCGCAGAATTGACTTGACTGCAAATACTGATGATAGTAATGCTACAAGAAGCACATGCTgctaa
- a CDS encoding mRNA decapping enzyme subunit, putative (Similar to S. cerevisiae DCP2): MSIQLRNGLANQTLDRVLEDLLVRFVVNVPEEDLSSIERIMFQIEEAQWFYADFVRQLNPDLPSMKMKAFSTKILEKCPLIWKWGDPQEALSKFGKYKSTIPVRGVALFNKDLNKVVLVKGTESSSWSFPRGKISKDESDIDCAVREVEEETGFNCRHLIDENDCIERNIRGKNYKIYLVKNVPEDTLFETPTYEISQIKWFDIKTIQKKCKTNPNTFFIVGTILKPMIKWINKNKGVLNEEEIMLQVELKLKDLLGLNAKEPEENVDAGRELLNILQKVGQKESQSAISPTSSYQNTDQQPQQPMVNVPVPQHLHNQIPFFAGAHAAFPFYSQPFFNPMSFMPPQFMPHHPAYVSPHNQQPPNPQSFQKPKTNSKELLSILTTRSDKKKDDENTKQRKPVEDDTIRSRAQQLLSVFPKKHIKETDTSPKSESENELAKKHLLNSLHKSAAPDVGTTEIRSPGVSPIIDNSYQEPSNEIEESIQAQRQQVPVTSRRKIKLLKRSDNEASANLLSLLGQKKTDNVDETIKNPDAATELLGLLHKKQEQNQEPLSNTESVLPKKEEQQNTSNELLAMLKKPTGEDEPTKESPSQDLLGLLKKRESRGSEEKYQASGDQSTGIHLPSNTQSDLQPQLNNLNPLPSSMDFLSSSEQKPQVSSANQLLGLLHKNDTERNKRITSPNELWGTSTPGSTRGSKAGGDNNDSNNATGAPFISNVLSPNLDIWTNDTKTSSLSGSQFQIPEPSRRNNQLLDLLNKNRDAVPDAQYSQSKSNNYNNGGIENSGRDSPSDAFENFEDFEDYNDGYQFNDEFLDKTYRNFDIASDEEDVDYLIDPLIAHNDKPSHQDDHQVKPSSVNNQNDRPKKIRILKPGENIDHLFGSQESNEPGKGLLALLNGGKAQ; encoded by the coding sequence ATGTCAATTCAATTACGCAATGGTTTAGCTAACCAGACTCTAGATCGGGTGTTGGAAGATTTGTTAGTTCGATTTGTTGTTAATGTACCGGAAGAAGATTTATCTTCTATTGAGAGAATAATGTTTCAGATTGAAGAGGCTCAATGGTTCTATGCTGATTTTGTTCGTCAGTTGAACCCCGATTTGCCAAGCATGAAGATGAAGGCATTCAGTACAAAAATTTTAGAGAAATGCCCACTTATTTGGAAATGGGGTGACCCACAGGAAGCATTATctaaatttggaaaatataaatcaacCATACCAGTTCGTGGTGTTGCATTATTCAATAAAGATTTGAACAAGGTTGTACTAGTCAAAGGCACTGAATCGAGTTCCTGGTCGTTTCCAAGAGGGAAGATTTCCAAGGATGAGTCTGATATTGATTGTGCTGTTAGAGAAGTGGAAGAAGAGACAGGATTCAATTGCCGACATctaattgatgaaaatgactgcattgaaagaaatataaGGGGAAAGAACTACAAAATCTATTTGGTCAAAAATGTGCCGGAAGATACATTATTTGAGACACCCACTTACGAGATATCGCAAATCAAGTGGTTTGACATTAAGacaatccaaaaaaaatgcaaGACGAATCCAAACACTTTTTTCATTGTGGGGACGATTTTGAAGCCAATGATTAAATGGatcaacaagaacaaggGTGTATTGAATGAGGAAGAAATCATGTTACAagttgaattgaaattgaaggaCTTGTTGGGACTTAATGCTAAGGAGCCAGAAGAAAATGTGGATGCAGGCAGAGAGttgttgaatattttgCAAAAAGTTGGACAAAAGGAAAGCCAATCTGCAATATCACCCACCTCTTCATACCAAAATACTGATCAGCAACCACAGCAACCAATGGTTAATGTACCTGTTCCACAACATCTTCATAACCAAATTCCCTTTTTTGCAGGAGCACACGCTGCTTTCCCATTTTACAGCCAGCCTTTTTTCAATCCTATGTCGTTTATGCCTCCACAGTTCATGCCTCATCATCCCGCATATGTTAGCCCACATAACCAACAGCCTCCTAATCCTCAGAGCTTTCAGAAGCCCAAGACGAACTCGAAGGAGTTGTTATCTATTTTGACGACTAGATCagacaagaaaaaggaCGACGAGAACACAAAACAGCGCAAGCCAGTGGAAGATGATACTATCCGTTCCCGAGCACAACAACTATTGAGCGTATTCCCGAAAAAGCACATTAAAGAAACCGACACCTCGCCTAAATCAGAGAGCGAGAATGAGCTCGCCAAGAAGCATTTGTTGAATTCCTTGCACAAGTCTGCAGCCCCGGATGTGGGCACAACAGAAATCAGATCTCCTGGAGTGAGTCCCATAATAGACAATTCTTATCAAGAACCGTCCAATGAAATAGAAGAATCAATTCAAGCACAACGTCAACAAGTTCCAGTAACATCAAGGAGAAAGATAAAGTTACTAAAGAGATCTGATAATGAAGCATCTGCAAATTTGTTGCTGTTATTGGGACAGAAGAAGACAGACAACGTGGATGAAACTATCAAGAACCCCGATGCAGCCACCGAGCTATTGGGTTTACTTCATAAGAAGCAGGAACAGAACCAAGAACCGTTGTCAAACACAGAGAGTGTTttgccaaaaaaagaagagcAGCAAAACACTTCCAACGAATTGTTGGCCATGCTTAAAAAACCAACTGGTGAAGATGAACCCACAAAAGAGTCACCATCCCAAGATTTGCTTGGCTTGCTTAAGAAGCGAGAGTCACGAGGAAGCGAAGAGAAATATCAAGCTTCTGGTGACCAGCTGACAGGGATTCATCTACCAAGTAACACACAGAGCGACTTGCAACCTCAACTCAACAATTTAAACCCTTTACCAAGTTCCATGGACTTTTTGTCAAGCTCAGAGCAGAAGCCACAGGTATCTTCTGctaatcaattattggGGTTGCTTCATAAAAATGACACCGAAAGAAATAAACGTATAACATCTCCCAACGAGTTATGGGGCACAAGTACCCCTGGTTCCACAAGGGGCTCCAAAGCTGGAGGAGACAACAATGATTCCAATAATGCCACTGGAGCTCCATTCATTAGTAATGTGCTTTCTCCAAATCTTGACATTTGGACAAATGACACGAAAACATCGAGCTTGCTGGGCAGCCAGTTTCAAATTCCCGAGCCAAGCAGGAGGAACAACCAGTTATTGGATcttttaaacaaaaatagaGATGCGGTACCAGATGCCCAATATTCtcaatcaaaatcaaacaactacaacaatgGAGGTATAGAAAATTCCGGAAGAGATTCACCGTCTGAtgcatttgaaaattttgagGATTTTGAAGACTACAACGATGGATATCAGTTTAATGACGAATTTCTTGATAAGACATACAGGAATTTTGATATCGCTAGTGACGAAGAGGATGTcgattatttaattgacCCTTTGATTGCACATAATGACAAACCACTGCATCAAGACGACCACCAAGTTAAACCGTCTCTGGTGAATAACCAGAACGACCGACCAAAAAAGATAAGAATTTTAAAGCCTGGTGAAAACATAGACCATCTTTTTGGTTCCCAAGAAAGCAACGAGCCTGGAAAGGGGTTATTGGCTTTGTTAAATGGTGGAAAGGCTCAGTAG
- a CDS encoding cytoplasmic ATPase that is a ribosome-associated molecular chaperone, putative (Similar to S. cerevisiae SSB1;~member of the HSP70 family) produces the protein MADGVFQGAIGIDLGTTYSCVATYDSAVEIIANEQGNRVTPSFVAFTSEERLIGDAAKNQAALNPKNTVFDAKRLIGRAFDDESVQKDIKSWPFKVVESNGQPLIEVEYLDETKTFSPQEISSMVLTKMKEIAEAKIGKKVEKAVVTVPAYFNDAQRQATKDAGAIAGLNVLRIINEPTAAAIAYGLGAGKSEKERHVLIFDLGGGTFDVSLLNITGGVFTVKATAGDTHLGGQDFDTNLLEHFKKEFQKKTGHDISGDARALRRLRTACERAKRSLSSGTQTTVEIDSLFEGEDFSANITRARFEDINSALFKSTLEPVEQVLKDAKIGKSQVDEVVLVGGSTRIPKVQKLLSDFFDGKQLEKSINPDEAVAYGAAVQGAILTGQSTNDDTKDLLLLDVIPLSLGVAMQGNVFAPVVPRNTTVPTIKRRTFTTVADHQTTVQFPVYQGERVNCTENTLLGEFDLKNIPPMQAGEPVLEAIFEVDANGILKVTAVEKSTGRSANITISNSIGRLSTEEIEKMISDAEKFKSSDDAFAKRHEQKQKLEAYVASVESTVTDPVLSAKLKKSAKDKIEAALSDALQTLEIEESSADDYRKAELALKRAVTKGMATR, from the coding sequence ATGGCTGACGGTGTTTTCCAAGGTGCTATTGGTATCGATTTAGGTACTACTTACTCATGTGTTGCTACTTATGATTCTGCTGTTGAAATCATTGCCAACGAACAAGGTAACAGAGTCACTCCATCTTTTGTCGCTTTCACTAGTGAAGAAAGATTGATTGGTGACGCTGCTAAGAATCAAGCTGCTTTGAACCCAAAGAATACTGTTTTCGACGCTAAGCGTTTGATTGGTAGAGCTTTCGACGATGAATCTGTCCAAAAAGATATCAAATCATGGCCATTCAAAGTTGTTGAATCCAACGGTCAACCATTGATTGAAGTTGAATACTTGGACGAAACCAAGACTTTCTCCCCACAAGAAATCTCCTCCATGGTCTTGACCAAGATGAAGGAAATTGCTGAAGCCAAGATTGGtaaaaaagttgaaaagGCTGTTGTCACCGTTCCAGCTTACTTCAATGATGCTCAAAGACAAGCCACCAAAGATGCTGGTGCCATTGCTGGTTTAAACGTTTTGAGAATCATCAACGAACCAACTGCCGCCGCCATTGCTTACGGTTTGGGTGCTGGTAAGTccgaaaaagaaagacacGTTTTGATCTTCGATTTGGGTGGTGGTACTTTCGATGTTTCCTTATTGAACATTACTGGTGGTGTCTTCACTGTTAAGGCCACTGCTGGTGACACTCACTTGGGTGGTCAAGATTTCGATACCAACTTGTTGGAACACTTTAAGAAGGAATTCCAAAAGAAGACTGGTCACGATATTTCTGGCGATGCTAGAGCTTTAAGAAGATTGAGAACTGCTTGTGAAAGAGCCAAGAGATCTTTGTCTTCTGGTACCCAAACCACTGTTGAAATCGACTCCTTGTTTGAAGGTGAAGATTTCTCTGCCAACATTACCAGAGCCAGATTCGAAGATATCAACTCTGCTTTGTTCAAATCTACTTTAGAACCAGTCGAACAAGTGTTGAAGGATGCTAAAATCGGCAAATCCCAAGTTGACGAAGTTGTCTTGGTTGGTGGTTCCACCAGAATTCCAAAAGTCCAAAAATTGTTGTCTGACTTCTTTGACGGtaaacaattggaaaaatcTATCAACCCAGATGAAGCTGTTGCTTATGGTGCTGCTGTTCAAGGTGCTATCTTAACTGGTCAATCCACCAACGACGACACCAAAGACTTGTTATTGTTGGATGTCATCCCATTGTCTCTCGGTGTTGCTATGCAAGGTAACGTTTTCGCTCCAGTTGTTCCAAGAAACACCACTGTTCCAACCATCAAGAGAAGAACCTTCACCACTGTTGCTGACCACCAAACTACTGTTCAATTCCCAGTTTACCAAGGTGAACGTGTCAACTGTACTGAAAACACCTTGTTGGGTGAATTTGACTTGAAGAACATCCCACCAATGCAAGCCGGTGAACCAGTTTTGGAAGCCATTTTCGAAGTTGATGCTAACGGTATCTTGAAGGTCACTGCTGTTGAAAAATCCACCGGTAGATCCGCCAACATCACCATCTCCAACTCCATTGGTAGATTGTCAACTGAAGAAATCGAAAAAATGATCTCTGATgctgaaaaattcaaatcatccGATGATGCTTTTGCTAAGAGACAcgaacaaaaacaaaaattagaaGCTTACGTTGCTTCCGTTGAATCTACTGTCACCGACCCAGTCTTGTCCGctaaattgaagaaatctGCCAAGGACAAGATTGAAGCTGCTTTGTCTGATGCTTTGCAAACTTTGGAAATCGAAGAATCTTCTGCTGACGACTACAGAAAAGCTGAATTGGCTTTGAAGAGAGCTGTCACAAAAGGTATGGCTACCCGTTAA